Proteins from a single region of Deltaproteobacteria bacterium:
- a CDS encoding NAD-dependent epimerase/dehydratase family protein: MCAGAGSAGRSPSLRPRRRPGRSRKPSMRRILITGGCGFIGTNLVSRLAGRAASGAVRIRVLDDLSVGTEAALAEAAASGGLAVRRRDAAAPSSASGDGDIDLMVGDIRRRDHCLAATEGIDAVVHLAAHAGVIPSVKDPFHDFEVNAVGTLNMLDGSVKNGVDRFILASSNAPMGKAEPPMSEERAPAPLSPYGASKLACEGYCSAFHGSYGLRTLSLRFSNLYGPRSLHKNSVVARFIKDAMTKGGLTVYGDGLQTRDFLHVDDLTGLLGSLVETSGDEGPWGGTVNLGTGRETRIIDLARMVCELAGPHVEIVFEPERRGELRRNFSDISKARRLLGFEPRIEVGDGVASVYRWFASMGAERVAAAPTLSGSE; the protein is encoded by the coding sequence ATGTGCGCTGGAGCGGGGAGCGCAGGAAGGTCTCCTTCGTTGCGGCCCCGACGCCGGCCGGGGCGGAGTAGGAAGCCCTCCATGCGGCGTATCCTGATAACGGGCGGCTGCGGCTTCATAGGGACGAACCTCGTCTCACGGCTCGCCGGCCGCGCCGCCTCCGGTGCCGTGCGCATAAGGGTCCTCGACGACCTGAGCGTGGGCACCGAGGCGGCCCTTGCCGAGGCGGCGGCGAGCGGGGGGCTCGCCGTGCGCCGCCGCGACGCCGCCGCCCCTTCAAGCGCCTCCGGAGACGGCGATATCGACCTCATGGTCGGCGACATCCGCCGCAGGGACCACTGCCTGGCGGCCACCGAGGGCATCGACGCGGTGGTGCACCTGGCGGCCCACGCAGGCGTCATCCCGTCGGTGAAGGACCCCTTTCACGACTTCGAGGTCAACGCCGTCGGCACCCTCAACATGCTCGACGGGTCGGTGAAGAACGGTGTGGACCGTTTCATCCTCGCATCGTCCAACGCCCCCATGGGCAAGGCCGAGCCGCCCATGAGCGAAGAGAGGGCGCCGGCCCCCCTCTCGCCCTACGGCGCGAGCAAGCTCGCCTGCGAGGGTTACTGCAGCGCCTTTCACGGCTCCTACGGCCTGCGGACCCTGTCGCTGCGGTTTTCCAACCTCTACGGTCCCCGCTCGCTCCACAAGAACAGCGTGGTCGCCCGTTTCATAAAGGACGCCATGACAAAGGGCGGGCTCACCGTCTACGGCGACGGGCTCCAGACCCGCGACTTCCTCCATGTGGACGACCTCACGGGGCTTCTCGGCTCGCTCGTCGAGACGTCGGGAGACGAGGGGCCGTGGGGCGGGACCGTCAACCTCGGCACCGGCAGGGAGACGAGGATAATCGACCTTGCCCGCATGGTGTGTGAGCTCGCCGGGCCTCACGTGGAGATCGTCTTCGAGCCCGAGCGCAGGGGCGAGCTGCGGCGCAACTTCTCGGACATCTCGAAGGCCCGGCGCCTGCTCGGCTTCGAGCCGCGCATAGAGGTCGGCGACGGTGTGGCCTCGGTCTACCGCTGGTTCGCCTCCATGGGCGCGGAGCGCGTGGCGGCGGCGCCCACACTGTCGGGGAGCGAGTAG
- a CDS encoding sugar phosphate isomerase/epimerase, producing the protein MKKRPLHVHVPFTILAERFDEIVEARINPEIYFDAESLDGADTAQLGELARGLRRNGLAATFHGPYLSLNPGAPDERVRELTVERYMQVLSAAAIFRPSVVVLHACYDERVYDGDRELWFSQSMKSWPAVADEARRVGTVIAAENIFEEEPSTLERLVRAVDSKSFGVCLDSGHLNVFSTVALERWFESVGSFIAEVHIHDNHGRYDEHLAVGDGTVDFPLFFSLLARYASDPVCTIEPHGEDVLRRALDAVAPYLEIE; encoded by the coding sequence GTGAAGAAGCGGCCTCTCCACGTACACGTGCCTTTCACTATCCTTGCAGAGCGCTTCGACGAGATAGTCGAGGCCCGCATAAACCCGGAGATATACTTCGACGCCGAGAGCCTGGACGGCGCCGACACCGCGCAGCTCGGGGAACTGGCCCGCGGGCTGCGGCGAAACGGCCTCGCCGCCACCTTTCACGGTCCCTACCTGAGCCTCAATCCAGGCGCGCCCGACGAGCGAGTAAGGGAGCTCACGGTGGAGAGGTACATGCAGGTGCTCTCGGCGGCCGCCATCTTCAGGCCGTCGGTGGTGGTCCTCCACGCCTGCTACGACGAAAGGGTCTACGACGGCGACAGGGAGCTGTGGTTCTCCCAGAGCATGAAGTCCTGGCCCGCCGTAGCGGACGAGGCCCGGAGGGTGGGCACCGTCATAGCGGCGGAGAACATCTTCGAGGAGGAGCCCTCTACGCTCGAGCGGCTTGTAAGGGCCGTGGACTCGAAGAGCTTCGGCGTATGTCTCGACTCGGGCCACCTCAACGTCTTCTCCACCGTGGCGCTCGAACGGTGGTTCGAGTCCGTGGGCTCCTTCATCGCCGAGGTCCACATCCACGACAACCACGGCCGTTACGACGAGCACCTGGCCGTCGGCGACGGCACCGTGGACTTCCCCCTCTTCTTCAGCCTCCTCGCACGCTACGCATCCGATCCCGTCTGCACCATAGAGCCCCACGGCGAGGACGTGCTCCGGCGCGCCCTCGATGCCGTGGCTCCCTACCTGGAGATCGAATAG
- a CDS encoding response regulator → MAREKILVVDDDLSVGETIKRMLSAAGYRVAVEGDGDKGLERFADESFDLVLTDIMMPAMSGLEFINRLRRDVSTDLPVVVITAHTSFETAVELIRHGAQGFVTKPFTRKELLSTVEEVLRKSAVVKENIKLKGLLPIFEVNKRLLVEHDIDRLLDMVVEESARYTGAELASIMLLDDDGSLMMKAYRTRRSGAGGLDDGSLKVMAGEGFVGRVAEQKEPVVLDSRTETDPQLKEMMRKRNIRSALCLPIVMKDVSLGVLNLINFKRDHPFSHSDLEIATVLCGQAAIAIENARLYKRLSGTYMGIIATLASTIEARDPHTGGHAARMVRYSEAIAREMGVSGRELETIRRAALLHDIGKIGIPDGVLLKKGTFTDEDFAVIKEHPEIGGRILNNMEGLEEVALLVNYHHEHYNGRGYPHGVGGDAIPLGARIIAVADAFEVMTSARPYRRAVSESDAVAELRRMSGTQFDPKVVEAFEMALARMGRFAGRGGKVVSPKGAVHVLTSPKRA, encoded by the coding sequence ATGGCCAGAGAGAAGATCCTCGTAGTAGACGACGACCTGTCCGTTGGGGAGACCATAAAAAGGATGCTCTCCGCTGCGGGCTACAGGGTTGCGGTCGAGGGCGACGGCGACAAGGGGCTTGAAAGGTTTGCGGACGAGTCCTTCGACCTCGTGCTCACCGACATCATGATGCCCGCCATGAGCGGCCTCGAGTTCATAAACAGGCTGCGCCGCGACGTCTCCACCGACCTTCCGGTCGTGGTCATCACCGCCCACACGAGCTTCGAGACGGCCGTAGAGCTCATAAGGCACGGCGCCCAGGGCTTTGTGACCAAGCCCTTTACCCGTAAGGAGCTTCTTTCCACGGTGGAGGAGGTGCTGAGAAAGAGCGCCGTCGTAAAGGAGAACATAAAGCTCAAGGGTCTGCTTCCCATCTTCGAGGTGAACAAGCGCCTGCTCGTCGAGCACGACATCGACAGGCTTCTCGACATGGTCGTCGAGGAGAGCGCCCGTTACACCGGCGCCGAGCTCGCCTCCATTATGCTGCTCGACGACGACGGCTCGCTCATGATGAAGGCCTACAGGACCCGGCGCAGCGGCGCCGGCGGCCTCGACGACGGCTCCCTGAAGGTGATGGCCGGCGAGGGGTTCGTGGGCCGGGTGGCAGAGCAGAAGGAGCCCGTGGTGCTCGACAGCAGAACCGAGACGGACCCGCAGCTCAAAGAGATGATGCGCAAGCGCAACATCCGCTCGGCCCTGTGCCTGCCCATCGTGATGAAGGACGTCTCTCTCGGCGTGCTCAACCTCATAAACTTCAAGCGGGACCACCCCTTCTCGCACTCGGACCTCGAGATAGCCACCGTACTCTGCGGCCAGGCGGCCATCGCCATAGAGAACGCCAGGCTCTACAAGCGGCTGAGCGGCACCTACATGGGCATCATCGCCACCCTTGCATCCACCATAGAGGCCCGCGACCCCCACACCGGAGGACACGCCGCGCGCATGGTGCGCTACTCCGAGGCCATAGCAAGGGAGATGGGCGTTTCCGGCAGGGAGCTCGAAACCATACGCCGGGCGGCGCTGCTTCACGACATCGGCAAGATCGGCATACCCGACGGCGTGCTTCTCAAGAAGGGGACCTTTACGGACGAGGACTTCGCCGTCATAAAGGAGCATCCCGAGATAGGCGGCAGGATACTGAACAACATGGAGGGGCTCGAGGAAGTGGCCCTCCTTGTCAACTATCACCACGAGCACTACAACGGCCGCGGCTACCCCCACGGCGTGGGCGGCGACGCCATACCCCTCGGCGCGCGCATAATAGCCGTGGCCGACGCCTTCGAGGTCATGACCTCAGCGAGGCCGTACCGCCGGGCCGTCTCCGAGTCCGATGCCGTGGCCGAGCTGCGCAGGATGTCGGGCACGCAGTTCGACCCCAAGGTCGTCGAGGCCTTCGAGATGGCGCTCGCAAGGATGGGCCGCTTTGCCGGTCGAGGCGGCAAAGTCGTATCCCCCAAGGGCGCCGTCCACGTGCTCACCTCTCCCAAACGGGCTTGA
- a CDS encoding NAD-dependent epimerase/dehydratase family protein, with protein MKVFIAGVDGYLGWSLALHLAARGHEVSGCDLYLRREWVAEMGSQSATPIRRMTERLDAFREHFGVNLQFRKGDLRDYNFVHECLRTFEPDAIVHLGENPSAPYSMVDVHHATFTQVNNIVGTLNILYAMKATCPDAHLVKLGTMGEYGTPNIDIPEGYFTIEYRGRKDTLPFPRQAGSWYHQSKVHDSNNVMLACRLWGLRATDIMQGVVFGTRIDEMGDDERLCTRFDFDQCFGTAINRYCAQAVIGHPLTPYGKGGQRRGFLPLRDSMQCLTIAIENPAGRGECRVFNQFEEVYNITELAEKVKRVAGEFGLDVTVRNLENPRQEMEEHYYNPDHEHLLRLGYKPTHDVEAEMRIMIKDLIKYRDRIEARKEALIPDVRWSGERRKVSFVAAPTPAGAE; from the coding sequence ATGAAAGTATTCATAGCAGGCGTGGACGGGTATCTCGGCTGGTCGCTGGCGCTCCATCTCGCGGCCAGGGGCCATGAAGTGAGCGGATGCGACCTCTATCTCAGGCGCGAATGGGTGGCCGAGATGGGCTCCCAGTCGGCCACCCCCATAAGGCGCATGACCGAGAGGCTCGACGCCTTCCGGGAGCACTTCGGCGTCAATCTTCAGTTCAGGAAGGGGGACCTCCGCGACTACAACTTCGTCCACGAGTGCCTGCGCACCTTCGAGCCCGACGCCATCGTCCACCTCGGTGAAAACCCATCGGCTCCCTACAGCATGGTCGACGTCCACCACGCCACCTTCACGCAGGTCAACAACATCGTCGGCACCCTCAACATCCTCTACGCCATGAAGGCGACCTGTCCCGACGCGCACCTGGTCAAGCTCGGCACCATGGGCGAGTACGGCACGCCCAACATCGACATACCGGAAGGCTACTTCACCATCGAGTACAGGGGGCGCAAGGACACACTCCCCTTTCCGCGCCAGGCCGGAAGCTGGTACCACCAGTCAAAGGTCCACGACTCGAACAACGTCATGCTCGCCTGCAGGCTCTGGGGGCTGCGGGCCACGGACATCATGCAGGGTGTCGTCTTCGGCACGAGGATAGACGAGATGGGCGACGACGAGCGCCTCTGCACCCGTTTCGACTTCGACCAGTGCTTCGGCACGGCCATAAACCGCTACTGCGCCCAGGCCGTCATCGGTCACCCGCTCACGCCCTACGGCAAGGGAGGACAGCGCCGCGGCTTCCTGCCGCTTCGTGACTCCATGCAGTGTCTCACCATCGCCATAGAGAACCCGGCCGGGCGCGGCGAGTGCCGGGTCTTCAACCAGTTCGAGGAGGTCTACAACATAACCGAACTCGCCGAGAAGGTTAAGCGCGTGGCCGGTGAGTTCGGCCTCGACGTGACGGTGCGAAACCTCGAAAACCCCCGCCAGGAGATGGAGGAGCACTACTATAACCCTGACCACGAACACCTGCTGCGTCTCGGCTACAAGCCCACCCACGACGTGGAGGCCGAGATGCGCATAATGATAAAAGATCTGATCAAATACCGCGACAGGATAGAGGCCAGAAAGGAGGCCCTCATCCCCGATGTGCGCTGGAGCGGGGAGCGCAGGAAGGTCTCCTTCGTTGCGGCCCCGACGCCGGCCGGGGCGGAGTAG
- a CDS encoding DUF1015 domain-containing protein yields MTEIRPFRAIRYNKDKVGTMDAVMAPPYDVISPQLQDELYRRHPYNIVRLILGKTSGSDRPGDDRYSRAAADLARWLDEGVLVRDEKPALYYYTQTFEIDGVERTRKGFIALARLEELGGGSIHAHERTLSGPKADRLRLMEACKANFSSIFSLYSDPELTLNRLFDSVTGEPHLDVADDEGVRNRLWVVDDPDVLRRAAESMAGRSLFIADGHHRYETALNYRRMMLEARPDATGLEPFNYVMMYFSNMDDEGMVVLPTHRIVHGLEGFDGGDFLRRVGAYFHVTELPFGAAGEADARRRLFAGLDEAHRAGRNAFGLFMRGRDSYCLLTLKDRSVLDRLLGPSVPEVYKSLDVTVLHSLIIGEVLGVTQEDQARQKNLIYVKGSREVIERGRDEKAQLLFIMNPTDISEVKAVAEAGLVMPQKSTYFYPKLLSGLTINPLAGEEAVCMESL; encoded by the coding sequence ATGACAGAGATTAGGCCTTTCAGGGCTATCCGCTACAACAAGGACAAGGTTGGGACCATGGACGCCGTCATGGCCCCTCCCTACGACGTCATCTCGCCGCAGCTCCAGGATGAGCTCTACAGGCGCCATCCCTACAACATCGTCCGTCTCATCCTCGGCAAGACGAGCGGTTCCGACCGTCCCGGCGACGACCGGTACTCCCGGGCCGCCGCCGACCTTGCCCGCTGGCTCGACGAGGGCGTGCTCGTGCGCGACGAGAAACCGGCCCTCTACTACTACACCCAGACCTTCGAGATCGACGGCGTGGAGCGCACGCGCAAGGGGTTCATCGCCCTTGCCCGTCTCGAGGAGCTGGGCGGCGGTTCTATCCACGCCCACGAGCGCACGCTCTCTGGCCCCAAGGCCGACAGGCTCAGGCTCATGGAGGCGTGCAAGGCCAACTTCAGCTCCATCTTCTCGCTCTACTCGGACCCGGAGCTCACCCTCAACCGCCTCTTCGACTCGGTCACAGGCGAGCCCCACCTGGACGTGGCCGACGACGAGGGCGTGAGGAACAGGCTCTGGGTCGTGGACGACCCCGACGTGCTCCGCCGGGCGGCCGAGTCCATGGCCGGCAGGAGTCTCTTCATAGCCGACGGACACCACCGCTACGAGACGGCCCTCAACTACCGCCGCATGATGCTCGAGGCAAGGCCCGATGCCACGGGCCTCGAGCCCTTCAACTACGTGATGATGTACTTCTCCAACATGGACGACGAGGGCATGGTCGTGCTTCCCACCCACAGGATCGTCCACGGCCTCGAAGGTTTCGACGGCGGGGACTTCTTGAGGCGCGTCGGCGCCTACTTCCATGTGACGGAGCTTCCCTTCGGCGCTGCCGGCGAGGCCGATGCGCGAAGGCGGCTCTTTGCGGGGCTCGACGAGGCCCACAGGGCCGGACGCAACGCCTTCGGCCTCTTCATGAGGGGCCGCGACTCCTACTGCCTGCTGACGCTCAAGGACCGCTCGGTGCTCGACCGCCTGCTGGGACCGTCGGTGCCGGAGGTCTACAAGTCGCTCGACGTGACCGTCCTCCACTCGCTCATAATCGGCGAGGTCCTGGGCGTGACGCAGGAGGATCAGGCGCGCCAGAAGAACCTCATCTACGTGAAGGGCTCCAGGGAGGTCATCGAGCGGGGCCGCGACGAGAAGGCCCAACTGCTCTTCATAATGAACCCCACCGACATCTCGGAGGTAAAGGCCGTGGCCGAGGCCGGTCTTGTCATGCCCCAGAAGTCGACCTACTTCTATCCCAAGCTCCTCTCGGGGCTCACCATAAACCCCCTGGCCGGGGAAGAGGCGGTCTGCATGGAGAGTCTTTGA